CCGGATTCGGGTGAGCGTTATCTGTCGAGCATGTTGTTCAGTGACCTGTTCACCGAGCAGGAGAACCAGCAGTAATCCTGTTGATTCAGGTCAGCCGAGGTTCAGGCGCTGCATGTTAATAAAGGCTTTGTTGCGCGATGCATAACACTGAATCTTGTATCAGGCGGGTTTTTCCCGGAGCCGGTAGTGTTTATCATGGCCGGCTGCCATGCCGGGAAAAGGGCATTGCGCAGCGTTGTCTTTATTCAAGGAGTCGTTGATGACCGTTTCGTTTGCCGCCAAGGCGTTTGTGCTGTTGCTGTTTCTGGGCAGCACGCTCTATGTGCATTTGCGCGGCAAGGCGCGTTTGCCGGTATTGCGCCAGTTCGTCAACCACTCGGCGCTGTTCGCCCCGTACAACGCCTTGATGTACCTTTTCTCCGCAGTGCCGTCCAGACCGTATCTGGATCGCAGCAAGTTTCCGGAACTGGATGTTCTGCGCGACAACTGGGAAACCATCCGCGACGAAGCGATGCATCTGTTTGACGAGGGCTATATTCGCGCCGCCGAAAAGAACAACGACGCCGGTTTTGGCTCGTTCTTCAAGAAGGGCTGGAAGCGCTTCTATCTGAAGTGGTACGACAAACCGCTGCCATCGGCCGAAGCCCTGTGCCCGAAAACCGTGGCGCTGGTCAGTGCCATTCCCAACGTCAAGGGCGCGATGTTCGCGCTGCTGCCGGGCGGCAGTCACCTCAATCCGCATCGTGACCCGTTTGCCGGCTCCCTGCGTTATCACCTCGGCCTGTCGACACCCAATTCCGACGACTGCCGGATCTTCGTCGATGGGCAGGTGTATGCCTGGCGCGATGGCGATGACGTGATGTTCGACGAGACCTACGTGCACTGGGTCAAGAATGAAACCGATCAGACTCGCGTCATTCTGTTCTGTGACATTGAACGCCCGCTGAGCAACCGCCTGATGACCCGCCTCAACCGCTTCATCAGCGGCTGGCTCGGGCGCGCCACTGCGCCGCAGAACCTTGATGATGAACGCGTCGGCGGCATCAACCAGGCTTATGCCTGGAGCAAGAACTTCAGCGACCGTTTCAGCGGCGTGGTCAAACAGTGGAAGCGCCGGCATCCCAAGGCCTACCGCGTCATGCGCCCGGTGCTGGCGGTGCTGGTGCTGACGTTGCTGGGGTATTGGTTGTTTGGTTGAGGCTGGCTCAGAAATAAAAAACCGCTCCTCAGGAGCGGTTTTTTCACAATCGGCCAGCGGCCAGCACCGAGGGCTCATCTTCGATACCGGTGATCAGCAGTTGCAACAGACGCCGTTGATTAGCGGTCAATTCTTGATCAGCCAGTCTTTTGGTTTTCAGCGATCTGACCAGTGCTTCGGGAGGTCTCTGTTTCGCTTTTTTCATGTCGCCTCCCGGTTTGATCAGTAATTGATTGGCTTTCACAGTACTGGATTCTCCAAGGTTTTGACAAGGCGGCCTTCGATGTCGTAGCTGAAACCCAGCTTCTGATAAACGGGTATCGCACCGTCCAGCGGCTCTTGTATTTCGATAACTTCGCAGCCAACGAAATGCGCGTATTGCTCAATTACCATCATCGCTAGTAGTCCTATCCGATTTTTCAAAGGATGTGTTCCGCCAGGGCGCCCTTCCAATCTCACAACTCGTAATCTTCGTCGACTATTGTTCGGGTTCGCAAAACACAGGCCGCAGAGCTGCCCGTCGAACCAGATAGAGATGTCCAATGCGCGTGGTTCACGTGATTTCCACGCGATGACTTCATGCCAGAAAAAGCAGGGTTCTTCCCATGTTTCAAAAGCATTCAGCGCATGCCTGTTTATCGGTTCGAACCGAATCAGAGATAAATCCATAATCGAAGCGTCGGCCGCCTTGAGTTGGCCTTGTAAGCCGGCAATCTGCGAAGCGGCCCGCTTCCTCGCCTCTGACCGATAAACCTGATACCGCAAATACGTCCGTTCCCTTGGCATATGATCTCTTGCATTCCATGTCTCCTGACAATCCGTTGCCACCTCCATTTACCCTAATCAGCCGGCGCCAGACTGTCGCTAGCGGCCCTTTGCCCAAGTCATTGCAATCTGTGTCCCGGGCTGGTTATAGTCAGCCCGCTTGAGCGCCATGCTCATGCCTTCATTTCCTCAACAAAGATCTGCCTTCATGCCTGCATCCCTTATCAACGCGGTAGTCGATTCAGCGGTCAACGCTGGCGTCGTGCCGTGCGGGAATCAGCAGCCTGTGCAGATCAGTCATTACCCTCCACCTGTCAGTAGTACGCCGGTGTGCGCAGTCGTAGCGCCGCCGGGCGTTGGCGTCCGGGGCTGATCGGCAGTTTCTGCTGACCCCTGCACCCGCCAGAAAAACCTACTGGATTTCAGCTTCGGCTGAGTTGGCTTTTTGCCTGACTACAGGTGGTATTCATGTTTGTCCTTTCGAAACAATCCGCGCTCGCGGCGGCGTCCACGAGCCTGTTCGTTCTGCTGTGGAGCAGCGGGGCGATTTTCTCCAAATGGGGCCTGGCCCACGCTTCGCCCTTTGCCTTTCTGCTGATTCGCTTCGCGATCGCCCTGTGCGGGCTGGTGCTGCTGGCGCCGCTGCTCAAGTTGAAGTTGCCCGAGGGTGGCAAGCCGATGCTGTTTGCGATCGCCACGGGACTGGTGTTACTCGGGGCTTATCAGATCTTTTATCTGTTGGCGCTCGACTGCAAAGTCACGCCGGGGGTGATGGCGACTCTGATGGGCGTTCAGCCGATTCTCACGGTGGTGCTGATGGAGCGCCAGCGCTCGGCGAGCCGCCTGTTCGGCCTGGCGCTGGGGCTTGCCGGGCTGATCATGGTGGTTTATCAGGGCATCGGGCTGGCCGGGATGTCCTGGGCTGGCATGTTGTTCGGCTTGCTGGCGCTGGCGAGCATGACGCTGGGCTCGATCATGCAGAAGCGCATCACTGACAATCCACTCGGCACACTGCCGGTGCAATATCTGGCCGGGCTGTTGCTGTGCGCGGTGTTCGTGCCGTTCCAGCCGTTTCACTTCGAGCACAGCGCAGGCTTCGTTGTCCCGGTGTTATGGATGGGCCTGGTGGTCTCGGTGCTGGCGACGCTGTTGCTGTATCGGCTGATCGCGCAGGGCAATCTGGTGAACGTCACCAGCCTGTTCTATCTGGTGCCGGCGGTGACGGCGGTGATGGATTACCTGATTTTCGGTAATCGGCTGGCGGCGTTGAGTGTGCTGGGGATGCTGCTGATCATTGTTGGATTGGCTTTTGTGTTCCGTAAAACCGGATAAAAGAAAGATAAGCGGTGGCTATTCGGGCGCCATCGCGAGCAGGCTCACTCCTACAGGGGAACGTATTCCAACTGTAGGAGTGAGCCTGCTCGCGATAGCGATTTTGCCAACAAAGCGGATTACCGATTGACCATCTCAGCAGGCTTCACCACCGCCGGCTTCAACACCAGCCACAACGCCGCCGCAATCAGCAACCCGCCATAAACGTGCGCCATCGACAACGGCTCATCCAGCAACAACGCCCCCCACAATACGCCGAACGGCGGGATCATGAAGGTCACGGTCATCGATTTCACCGGGCCGATCGAGCTGAGCAGGCGGAAATAGATGATGTAGGCGAACGCCGTGCAACCCAGGCCCAGACCGAGCAGCGACAGCCAGACCTGCCAACCGCCCCAACTGACCGGCGGCGCAGTGATCGTGCTGTAGGCGAACAACGGCAGCAAAAACAACGTCGCCCCGAGCATGCTGCCCAGTGCCGACAGACGGCTGTCCAGCCCACCGGCCTGATCCAGCCAGCGTCGCGCAAGAAATCCGGCAAAACCGTAGCAAGTGGTCGCCAGCAGGCAAGCGACCGCACCCATCAGCAATTGCAGATCGAAGGCCACGGGACCGGCGCGCGTCAGCACGCCGACGCCGAACAGGCCGAGGAACACGCCGCCCAGCTTGGCCGCCGTGAGTTTTTCGCTGAAGAACAGGCCGCCAATCAACACGCCCATCAGCGGCGTGGTGGCATTGAAAATCGCCGAGTAGCCGGCCGGCAGTACTTGGGCGGCAACCGAATACAGCGTCGCCGGAATTCCCGAATTGATCACGCCCAGCAGCATCACGGTTTTCAGCTTGCCCTTGAAATCCCAGCTGATGCGCATCAGCCCAAGGATCACCAACAGCCCGGCGGCCGCGATCGACACGCGAAAGAATCCGGTCGGGATCGTGCCGATCACCGGGGCAATGATGCGCATGAACAGAAAACTCGCGCCCCAGATAGCGGCCAGCGACAACATACGGAAAATATCGACAGGGCTCACGGCGGGCTCCTTCCTTGATCGGGACGAGAGTGTTGCCGAGCGTCCGGATCATGGCAACCGCTATTCGGGCTTTTAATTTTGCCTGCCGTTGCATCGGCCCGAGAAAGCGCATCAACGGTCAGCCCCGTATCGGTTTTGGCAGAAATTGCGCTTTTCCTGCGAGCGTTTCCGTGACTAAGCTCAGACGAATCGAATTCCCGCCGAGGTTTAATCTATGTCGCAGCAATGGCCAGCCACCGAGATCGCCCGGATGATCCTCGCCGGCTTCGACGATTACCGCGAGCATTTCCGCCGCATTACCGATGGCGCGCGGGAACGCTTCGAGCAGGCGCGCTGGCAGGAGGCGCAGGCCGCGTCGGCGGCGCGGATCAGCCTGTATGAGGAAAAGGTTGGCGAAACCGTTGCCCGCCTTCGCGAGTATTTCGACGAAGAAGCCCTGATGAACGTCAGCTGCTGGCCGCTGGTGAAAAGCGCCTATATCAGTGTTATCGATCTGCGCTTCGACGATGAGCTTTCCGAGACCTGGTACAACTCGATTTTCTGCGGGTTGTTCAGCCACGATCTGATCAGCGACGGCTGCATGTTCATCCACACCACGCGCCCGAGCCTGCGCCGAGCCCGCGCTGCGCAAACCCGCACGTATAAGCCGCAGGGCCAGTTGTCCGCCATGCTCGCGAGCATTTTTGCCGATTACCGCTTCAGCGAGGCTTACGCCGATCTGCCCGGCGACTTGCTGCGGCTCGAAGGGCAGTTGCGCGAAAACCTGCCGGACTGGGTGTGCAAGGACCCGGAGCTGAGCGTCGAGCTGTTTTCCTCGGTGCTCTACCGCAATAAAGGCGCCTACCTGGTCGGGCGCATCTACACCCGCGATGAGCAATGGCCGCTGGTGATTCCCTTGTTGCACCGCGAAGGTCGCGGCATTCAGATCGACGCGTTGATCACCGACGAAGCCGATGTGTCGATCATCTTCTCGTTCACCCGTTCGTACTTCATGGTCGATGTGCCGGTGCCGGCGGAGTTCATCGGCTTTCTGCGGCGCATTTTGCCGGGCAAGCACATCGCCGAGCTGTACACCTCGATCGGCTTCTACAAGCACGGCAAATCCGAGTTCTACCGCGCGCTGATCAATCACCTGGCCAACACTGACGACCAGTTCATCATGGCCCCGGGCGTGCGCGGCATGGTGATGAGTGTGTTCACCCTGCCGGGTTTCAACACCGTGTTCAAAATCATCAAGGACCGCTTTTCGCCGTCGAAAAACGTCGACCGCGCCACGGTGATCGAAAAGTATCGACTGGTGAAAAGCGTTGATCGGGTCGGGCGCATGGCCGATACCCAGGAGTTTGCTGACTTTCGCTTTCCGCTGAGCAAGTTCGATCCGGCATGTCTGGAGGAATTGCTTGAGGTCGCGCCGTCCACGGTCTCGGTCGAAGGCGAAACCGTGCTGATCCGCCACTGCTGGACCGAGCGGCGGATGACCCCGCTCAATCTTTATCTGGAAAATGCCAACGATGCGCAGGTGCGCGAGGCGCTGGAGGATTACGGCCTGGCGATCAAGCAACTGGCGGCGGCAAATATCTTTCCCGGCGACATGCTGCTGAAAAACTTCGGCGTCACCCGGCACGGGCGGGTGGTGTTTTACGACTACGACGAAATCTGCTTTCTGACCGAAGCCAACTTCCGCCACATTCCGGCACCGCGCACGCCGGAGGACGAAATGGCCTCAGAGCCGTGGTACTCGATCGGCCCGCTGGATGTGTTTCCCGAGGAGTTTCCGCCGTTTCTGTTTGCCGATTCGGGCCAGCGGAAATTGTTCGATCAATTGCATGGCGAGTTGTATGACGCCGATTACTGGAAGAGCTTGCAGGAGGCGATTCGGGCGGGGAAGGTGATAGACGTCTTCCCTTATCGGCGCAAGGGCCTTGATAACGAATAACAAGACGCAGCTACAAGCGATCTTTCCCCGATCGTTCCCATGCTCCGCGTGGGAATGCCTCACCGGACGCTCCGCGTCCGCTTCTGGGACGCAGAGCGTCCCCGGCTGCATTCCCACGCGGAGCGTGGGAACGATCAACAATCAAAAGATCGCAGCCTTCGGCAGCTCCTACAGGGGAAGCAGGTCAACTGCAGGCAAATCTGCGACAATCCGCCCCCTGCATAAATAGACGACCGAATTGCCTACCCGATGACCGACGAATCGCCCTCCATCGACAAACTGCTGAAAAACCTCGATCACGCCATGCTCGCCGACCGTCACCGGCTGCGGCGGCAGTTGCTTGAGCTGCGCAAGAAACCCGACGAGGCCAAACTGGCCCAATGGATAGCGCGCATGCAGGCGTCCTGTGATCAGGTGCTGGCGCGAAAGGCCAGCCTGCCGGTGATTCGTTACGACGACAGTTTGCCGATCGCGGCCAAACGCGACGAGATCAAAAAGGCCCTCGAGCAACATCAGGTGCTGATCATCGCCGGCGAAACCGGCTCGGGCAAAACCACCCAGTTGCCGAAAATCTGTCTGGAAATCGGTCGCGGCCAGCACGGTCTGATCGGCCATACCCAGCCGCGTCGGATCGCCGCGCGCAGCGTCGCCAGCCGCGTCGCCGAAGAACTCGGCACGCCCCTCGGTGCGCTGGTCGGCTATCAGGTGCGCTTCGAAGATCAGAGCGATGCCAACACCCTGATCAAGCTGATGACCGACGGCATTCTGCTGGCAGAAACCCAGAACGACCGTTACCTCGAACGCTACGACACGATCATCGTCGACGAAGCCCACGAACGCAGCCTCAACATCGACTTCCTCCTCGGTTACCTGAAAACCCTGCTGCCACGCCGCCCGGATCTGAAAGTCATCATCACCTCGGCGACCATCGATCTGGAGCGTTTCTCCAAGCATTTCGATGATGCGCCGATTGTTGAAGTGTCCGGTCGCACGTTCCCGGTGGACACCTGGTACCGGCCGCTGACCCTGGAGCAGGACGAAGAGGGCAACCGGGTCGAGGACGACCTCACCGTCGATCAGGCGATTCTCGCCACCCTCGACGAAATCGCCGCCTACGAGCGTAGCGAACGGCGCAGTCCGGGTGATGTGCTGGTGTTCCTGCCCGGTGAGCGCGAGATTCGCGACGCCGCCGACATGCTGCGCAAGGCCCAGCTCAAGCACACCGAAATCCTCCCGCTCTACGCGCGTCTGTCGCCGGCCGAACAGCAGCGGATTTTCCAGTCGCACCCGGGCCGCCGCGTAGTACTGGCGACCAACGTCGCCGAGACTTCACTGACCGTTCCGGGTATTCGCTATGTGATCGACAGCGGTACCGCTCGCATCAGTCGCTACAGCTATCGGGCCAAGGTGCAGCGCTTGCCGATCGAAGCGATTTCCCAGGCCAGCGCCAATCAGCGTAAAGGTCGTTGCGGGCGGGTCGAGCCGGGCATCTGCGTGCGTTTGTACAGCGAAGAGGATTTCCTTGGACGCCCGGAATTTACCGATCCGGAGATTCTGCGCACCAACCTCGCCGCCGTTATCTTGCAGATGCTCCATCTGCGCCTCGGCGAAATCACCGCGTTCCCGTTTATCGAACCGCCGGACGGCAAAGCGATCAGCGACGGGTTCAACCTGCTGCAAGAGCTTTCGGCGGTGGATCGCAACAGCCAGCTGACGCCGCTTGGTCGACAGTTGGCGCGCTTGCCGGTCGACCCGCGCATGGGCCGCATGCTGCTCGAAGCGGCCAAGCTCGGCAGCCTGCAGGAAGTGCTGATTGTCGCCAGTGCGATGTCGATTCAGGACCCGCGCGAGCGTCCGCCGGAGCGTCAGCAAGCGGCGGATCAGGCCCATGCGCAATGGAAGGATCCGGATTCGGATTTCGCCGGACTGGTCAATCTGTGGCGTGGTTTTGAAGAGCAGCGCCAGGCGCTGACCGCCAACCCGCTGCGTAACTGGTGCCGAAAGAACTTCCTCAACTACCTGCGTTTGCGTGAGTGGCGTGATTCCCATCGTCAGTTGAGCCTGATCTGCCGCGACATGCAGCTGAGCCTGAACAAAGAACCGGCGGATTATCCGAAGCTGCACAAAGCGGTGCTGGTCGGCTTGCTCAGCCAGATCGGCCAGAAAACCGAAGACGGCGATTACCTCGGCGCGCGGCAACGGCGCTTCTGGATTCATCCGTCGTCGGGCATCGGCAAGAAGCGTCCGCAATGGCTGATGACCGCCGAACTGGTGGAAACCACCAAGCTTTACGCGCGCATGGTCGCCAAGATTGACGCCGACTGGATCGAACCGCTGGCCGGGCACCTGATCAAGAAGAACCACTTTGAACCGCACTGGGAAAAGAAGCGCGGCCAGGTCGTCGCTTACGAGCAGATCACTCTGTTTGGTCTGATCGTGGTCGGTCGCCGCCCGGTGCATTACGGCCCGGTCGATCCGGTGGTCTCCCGTGAGCTGTTTATCCGCGAAGGGCTGGTGCGCGGCGAGATTCAGTCGCGGGCCAAATGCCTGAGCGCCAATCAGAAACTGCTCGAGCAGCTCGACGAGCTTGAGGCGAAGGCTCGGCGTCGCGATATTCTCGCCGACGAAGAAACCCTTTACGCCTTCTACGATGCGCGCCTGCCGGCGGAGATCCACCAGACCGCGACGTTCGACAGTTGGTACAAGGTCAACAGCCAGAAAGACCCGCAGCTGTTGATCATGCGCGAAGAAGACGTGCTGGCCCGCGAGGCCAGTGAAGTCACCGCCCGTGATTACCCGGACACGCTGCACATCGGCGATCTGGAGCTGGCGCTCACTTACCATTTCGAGCCCAATCACCCGCGCGACGGCGTGACCTTGCGCGTGCCGGCGCCGCTGCTGCCGATGTTGCCGCCGGAGCGTCTGGAATGGCTGGTGCCGGGTCTGATCGAGGCCAAGTGCATTGCCTTGGTGCGTAACCTGCCGAAAGCCCTGCGCAAGAACTTCGTGCCGGTGCCGGACTTCATCAAAGCCGCGTTGCAGCGCATGACCTTCGCCGAAGGTTCGCTGCCGCAGGCGCTCGGTCGCGAGCTGCTGCGCATGACCGGCGCGCGGGTCAGTGATGAGGCGTGGGCGGAAGCCGCGCAACAGGTCGAAAGCCATTTGCGCATGAACCTGGAAATCGTCGACGGCGAGGGCAAGTTCCTCGGTGAAGGTCGCGATCTGGCCGAGCTGACCGCCCGCTTTGCCGAAGCCAGTCAGGCCGCACTGGCGGTGCCGCAGAGTGCGAAAAGCCAGCAACCGGTCGAGGCGAAAGTCTTCGCTCCGGTGGCGGAAAAGACCCAGCAGAAGATCGCCGGGCTGTCGATGACGGTCTACCCAGCGTTGGTTGAAGAGGGTGGCACGGTCAAGGAAGGGCGCTTCTCTACGCCGGCCGAGGCGGAGTTCCAGCATCGTCGCGCCTTGCAGCGCTTGTTGATGCAGCAACTGGCCGAGCCGGCTAAATTTCTGCGTGGCAAATTGCCGGGGCAGACTGAACTGGGTCTGCTTTATCGTGAGCTGGGCCGGGTTGATGCGCTGGTCGAAGACATTCTGCTGGCCAGCCTTGACAGCTGCATTCTCGAAGGCGAAGACCCGTTGCCTCGTGATGGCGCCGGGTTGGCGGCATTGGCCGAGCGCAAGCGCGGCAGCTGGACCGAGCACGCCGAGCGGGTTGCGCGGCTGACGTTGGAGATTCTCAAAATCTGGCACGGTCTGCAAAAACGCTTCAAGGGCAAGATCGATCTGGCGCAAGCGGTGGCGTTGAATGACATCAAGCAGCAGATCGGCAATCTGGTCTATCCGGGGTTTGTCCGCGAGACGCCGATGCAGTGGCTTAAAGAGTTGCCGCGTTACCTGAAAGCGATCGAGCAGCGTTTCGAGAAGCTCGGCGCGCAGGTACAGAAAGATCGGGTCTGGAGCGGCGAACTCGCGGGTCTGTGGGCGCAATATCAGGCCCGCGCGGCCAAGCACGCGCAGGAAGGCAAGCGCGATCCGCAGCTGGAGTTGTACCGCTGGTGGCTGGAGGAATACCGCGTTTCGCTGTTTGCCCAGCAGTTGGGGACGAAAGTGCCGATTTCCGACAAACGCCTGAGCAAACAGTGGAGCCAGGTCGAGCCCTGACCTCACGCCTCGCAACGATCTTGTAGGAGCTGCCGAAGGCTGCGATCTTTTGATTTTGCTTTTTAAAAGGTCAAGATCAAAAGATCGCAGCCTTCGGCAGCTCCTACAGGGATCGCGTTGAGCAGGAGAAGGCGCCAAAAGTCCGTGTTTATGGCAAACTTCGCCCCCATAAACACCGGTTTCGCGACCCAGAGCCTTCGGCCGTGTCGCGCTGCGGAATAAAACGATGCCAGGTTTGCGTCCCCCGGATGGGAATAGACCCTTTGCGTGTTGGTACGACGGTTCCAGCACTTTCTGCCTGAACAGATTAGAGAAACGACCATGCATAATGTCGTCATCAGCGGCACCGGCCTGTACACACCGGCCAACAGCATCTCCAACGAAGAGCTGGTGCAGTCTTTCAATACCTACGTCGCCCAGTTCAACGCCGATAACGCCGAGGCCATTGCCAGCGGTGAAGTCCAGGCCCTGACCGAATCCAGCGCCGCGTTCATCGAAAAAGCCTCGGGCATCAAGAGCCGTTTTGTCATGGACAAGGACGGCATCCTCGATCCGCAACGCATGGCTCCACGCCTGCCGGAGCGCTCCAACGACGAATGGTCGGTGCTGTGCCAGATGGCCGTCGGCGCCGCTGAGCAAGCCCTGCAACGTGCTGGCAAGACTGCCGCTGACATCGACGGCGTTATCGTTGCTTGTTCGAACCTGCAACGCGCTTATCCGGCCATCGCTATCGAAGTCCAGGAAGCGCTGGGCATTCAGGGTTTCGGTTTCGATATGAACGTGGCGTGTTCTTCGGCCACCTTCGGCATCCAGGCCGCCGCCAACAGCGTGCAACTGGGCCAGGCGCGGGCGATCCTGATGGTCAACCCGGAGGTCTGCACCGGGCACCTGAACTTCCGTGATCGCGACAGCCACTTCATCTTCGGCGATGCCGCGACTGCGGTGATCATCGAACGCGCGGATCTGGCGACCTCGCCGTACCAGTTCGACGTGGTCAGCACCAAATTGCTGACCAAGTTCTCCAACAATATCCGCAACAATTTCGGCTTCCTCAACCGTGCGGCGGAAGAGGGCATCGGCGCGCGCGACAAGCTGTTCGTGCAGGAAGGCCGCAAGGTGTTCAAGGATGTCTGCCCGATGGTTGCCGAGCTGATCGGCGAGCACCTGGAAGAAAACCAGCTCAATGTCGGCGACGTGAAACGTTTCTGGCTGCACCAGGCCAACTTGAGCATGAACCACCTGATCGTGCGCAAGCTGCTCGGCCGCGAAGCTACCGAAGAAGAAGCGCCGGTGATTCTCGACAGCTATGCCAACACCAGCTCGGCCGGTTCGGTCATTGCCTTCCATAAATATCAGGATGATCTGGCTTCGGGTTCGCTTGCGGTGCTCAGCTCGTTCGGGGCCGGTTACTCGATTGGTAGCGTGTTGCTGCGTAAACGCTGAAACAGGTTAATTTCCCCTTAATCGCGTCGATCTTTCCTACATTCGAAGCGGCTGAAACGCTGTAATTTTTCGGACATCGCGGCAGGTGCACACCTGCCGCGTTCATTTTCGAAGTCCGGACAAGGGGATTGATGGATAGCGGCTGACGACACCCAACTGCTCACGCGCTTGCTGGCGGGAGAGCAACAGGCTTTCAAGGAACTGGTCACGACATATCAGAGCGCCATGCGCGCGGTGGCTTACGCGATTGTCGGCCAGCGCCATGTCGAGGAAGTGGTGCAGGATGCCTGGCTGTCGGTGGTGCGCCATCTGGCCAGCTTCGAAGGCCGTTCCAGCCTCAAGACCTGGCTGCTGACCATCACCGCCAATTCGGCCAAGAGTCGCTACAAGCTCAATCGTCGGGAGGTCCTGCTCGACGACCTGCCATCGCCTCACGGCACCATCGACGACGATCGGTTTTCTTCGAGCGACGGTCACTGGCTGGTCGCGCCTTTTGCCTGGCATCAGGACACCCCCGAAGCGCTGCTCACTGAAAACGAACTGCGCGAATGCCTCGAACATACGTTGCTGAGCCTTTCAGAATTGCAGAGCAGTGTCTTGCTGTTGCGCGAACGCCAGGGCCTGGAGCTGGAAGAAATCTGTAATCTTCTGGAGATCTCGCTCTCCAATGTCCGCGTGCTGCTGCACCGGGCACGTTTGAAGGTCTTTGCGACCGTGGAACATTTTGAGGAGACAGGAGAATGTTGACCTGCAAGGAGCAAGTGGCACGATCCAGCGATTATCTCGACGGCCAACTGAGCTTTCGCGAGACGCTGATGGTGCGTCATCACCTGTTGTTCTGCCCCAACTGCCGGCGTTTCATGCGGCAGATGCGCGTGATGCAGGCAACCCTGAAGGCGATGCCGGAACAAGCGGACGAGAACGTCGATGCCTTGGCTGAACGCCTGGCCGAGCAACGACGAAAAGACAACCCCCTGTAGGAGCTGTCGAGTGCAACGAGGCTGCGATCTTTTGATCTTGTTTTCAGGATCAAGATCAAAAGATCGCAGCCTTCGGCAGCTCCTACAGGGGGTTTTGCATCCTGCAGACGTAACCCGGTGCGGTTGAACGAACGGAGGATGGGGATCGTCCCGCCCGCACCGGGCTATCGCTTTTTTAGAACTTCGCTTCAGCATCCAACTGCAGGGTGTTGGCGTCTGCATCGCGCTGGCCACGGCTGGCGAAGTCGGCCTTGGTCAGGAAGTACGTGGCGCCGACGGCGAAGTTCTTGTCGATGTCGTAACCGACCTTGAACTTGTGCCCGCGCGAACCGGTGGTGCCGTTGGCAAAGTCGGAGTCGGTGAAGGCGCCGACCACGGCGTTGCGCTGCACGTCGCGATAGTTGTAGTCGAGGTTGAAGCCGAAGACTTTCGACTTGGCACCGAGCAGCCACGCGGTGTCCTGATCGGTCACGGCGTCGTTGTTCTTCACGTACTGGCCGTAGAACGACAGCGGCATTGGCAGGCCGCCGATGTCGATCTGGCTGAACCCTTCATACAGACGGAA
This genomic interval from Pseudomonas koreensis contains the following:
- a CDS encoding aspartyl/asparaginyl beta-hydroxylase domain-containing protein; translation: MTVSFAAKAFVLLLFLGSTLYVHLRGKARLPVLRQFVNHSALFAPYNALMYLFSAVPSRPYLDRSKFPELDVLRDNWETIRDEAMHLFDEGYIRAAEKNNDAGFGSFFKKGWKRFYLKWYDKPLPSAEALCPKTVALVSAIPNVKGAMFALLPGGSHLNPHRDPFAGSLRYHLGLSTPNSDDCRIFVDGQVYAWRDGDDVMFDETYVHWVKNETDQTRVILFCDIERPLSNRLMTRLNRFISGWLGRATAPQNLDDERVGGINQAYAWSKNFSDRFSGVVKQWKRRHPKAYRVMRPVLAVLVLTLLGYWLFG
- a CDS encoding DMT family transporter, with amino-acid sequence MFVLSKQSALAAASTSLFVLLWSSGAIFSKWGLAHASPFAFLLIRFAIALCGLVLLAPLLKLKLPEGGKPMLFAIATGLVLLGAYQIFYLLALDCKVTPGVMATLMGVQPILTVVLMERQRSASRLFGLALGLAGLIMVVYQGIGLAGMSWAGMLFGLLALASMTLGSIMQKRITDNPLGTLPVQYLAGLLLCAVFVPFQPFHFEHSAGFVVPVLWMGLVVSVLATLLLYRLIAQGNLVNVTSLFYLVPAVTAVMDYLIFGNRLAALSVLGMLLIIVGLAFVFRKTG
- a CDS encoding DMT family transporter — protein: MSPVDIFRMLSLAAIWGASFLFMRIIAPVIGTIPTGFFRVSIAAAGLLVILGLMRISWDFKGKLKTVMLLGVINSGIPATLYSVAAQVLPAGYSAIFNATTPLMGVLIGGLFFSEKLTAAKLGGVFLGLFGVGVLTRAGPVAFDLQLLMGAVACLLATTCYGFAGFLARRWLDQAGGLDSRLSALGSMLGATLFLLPLFAYSTITAPPVSWGGWQVWLSLLGLGLGCTAFAYIIYFRLLSSIGPVKSMTVTFMIPPFGVLWGALLLDEPLSMAHVYGGLLIAAALWLVLKPAVVKPAEMVNR
- the aceK gene encoding bifunctional isocitrate dehydrogenase kinase/phosphatase is translated as MSQQWPATEIARMILAGFDDYREHFRRITDGARERFEQARWQEAQAASAARISLYEEKVGETVARLREYFDEEALMNVSCWPLVKSAYISVIDLRFDDELSETWYNSIFCGLFSHDLISDGCMFIHTTRPSLRRARAAQTRTYKPQGQLSAMLASIFADYRFSEAYADLPGDLLRLEGQLRENLPDWVCKDPELSVELFSSVLYRNKGAYLVGRIYTRDEQWPLVIPLLHREGRGIQIDALITDEADVSIIFSFTRSYFMVDVPVPAEFIGFLRRILPGKHIAELYTSIGFYKHGKSEFYRALINHLANTDDQFIMAPGVRGMVMSVFTLPGFNTVFKIIKDRFSPSKNVDRATVIEKYRLVKSVDRVGRMADTQEFADFRFPLSKFDPACLEELLEVAPSTVSVEGETVLIRHCWTERRMTPLNLYLENANDAQVREALEDYGLAIKQLAAANIFPGDMLLKNFGVTRHGRVVFYDYDEICFLTEANFRHIPAPRTPEDEMASEPWYSIGPLDVFPEEFPPFLFADSGQRKLFDQLHGELYDADYWKSLQEAIRAGKVIDVFPYRRKGLDNE